Genomic segment of Arachis hypogaea cultivar Tifrunner chromosome 11, arahy.Tifrunner.gnm2.J5K5, whole genome shotgun sequence:
CTTCTTATCTTCATCTTGCTTTTACTTCCAAACAGCATCAAATAAACATCAACATGCAGTGGACACTAACATGTAGAGTTAGCGGCAGAGTTTCATGTTTTTTCACTACAGGTAAACATACATCATGAAAATCTGCTACTTTCTTTGTTACCATAatgtttattataatattaagtGACTATTTTCATCAACTTTTCATAGATGACTATAAAATGGCTTCATTACCTCACGTGTCAATGAGAAAAAGTAGTATTCAACAtagaaatttattgcatgaaagTGAAAATTTTAGTAAAACCGGACAACTAAACGATCCAATGGTGAAGGACAAAGATGGGATTCAGCTTGGAAATCAGTATAATGATTCAAATTGGTCACTCTCAATGGATGAAGATTACATAGTATTTTGCTTCGGAGAAGATGGATCATTTGATGTTGTTAAAGAAGTCAAATCCAATTATGCCGATGACGAAGAACTACAAGAAGAAACTGATAAGCAGATGCATGGGAATAGATCAAATGATGATGAACAATATCAAAATTGTACAGAATTCTTTAAAGAGGTGCAATCTTATTACCCTTGATCTATTATTTTGTGAGGGTGACTTTAGAGGTTGAATAATTATCACCAAACTATTAGTTTCTTATTGATTTATATCTTCTTTTATTACTTTGTAGGAAGAGATAAAAGAGATGGAAACAGAGCGAATCCGAGAAggaattgatgagtttggaagaTTGTATCCTGAATTAAGTGATTCTAACCGATCTGAAGGCAGTAATGGTTCTTTTGCATTCCCTGTGTAAGTAAAAGCATATGCTACCATATTTAAAAATGTTAACTATGCTCATTTTAAAATGTATTGTATAATGTAAATTGTAAAATAAGATAGTGTCATAAAATATTATAGTAGGTAAAATATAAAAGAGGAGTGTTAGGGAGTCAGCAACTTTTacattttgtaaccatcaattagctatcaataatgtttttaatggtgtgagactacatctaatggtaaaaaatcattcacttttcttttgatggttaagtgttggccacaaaacacaaaaattattggCTCTCTTGACTTTTCCAATATGAAAATGGGTGGGTTGTTTATCAATGATTCAAAAGTAATTCTCAAGTTATTCTCTtatttgttttggaaaatttcAGGTTAAATTGGGAGTGGATGGGAAGCCCTGTAAAGATGCCTAAGTCAGAAGATATTTGTCAAAAGAAGCAAAAGATCCGATTTATTCCATTTCAGTGCTGTCGATTCTGATCATGACTCCAGATTTTCCCATTTTTTTCACAAATGAATGCTTCTGTTTAGTGAATAATAAGCTAGAAATATAATttaccatttcttcttcttgtcaaAACATAAATAACGAATTAAGTTTATCAAATAGACCGAAGAGTTTGgttaagttttttttctttttttttttacttttactttagcATATCTATCATGCAGCTTGAATGATGAGATATATACATCTTTATAAAATATTGTTCATATTGTTATTGAATATAGAACttcttagaataaaaaaaattgtaaaatgatAAAAACGATATGAGGAACTTATTATCTTTCCATTTATAAGTTTCTTTACAAGTATGTTTCATAAAATATTCGAAAAACAATTACGTATGTTATTTAACAAAATGAAAAcgaaaaatagttaatatatgaaaagttggagaataataaaaaatagataataatcAGCTATAGGTGTAAAACAATCTTTTTATATACCATCAATTGTAAACTCTCTTAACTTATATAGGTGTATGTAAAATGTAAAAAGAACTCCTATTACATAGCAATTATTCAAAGCTAATTGAAATCTTTATTTTAACCTATCCAACACTCAcatgtttttatatatattaattaatatatataatattttctattataatttaatttttttaaaatcaatctcGCTACATCTATACTCTTTATAATAAACATTGTTTTGACACTACTATTTTCTTAACTAAAACacactttttttattaaattaattagaaataatataaatacataattaattagtaataattatattttattcgaGTAACAAAAATATTTGGTGTATGAATAACGTTTTTCTTTAAAGATTATCACCTCAAGTAGTGAATGAATGTCtttatcatataaaatatattggccatttatacaatttaaaagatttaattattctattagtcattatagtttcactaaatttttaattaagtctttataatttaaaaatttataactaaattctcatattaaatataaattttcaattgTGTTCTTTCTAacttttttggttaaaaaatacaactgtttttttttttttgggaataaTCTTTTTTGTTTGACATAAAATGAAATTGTGAAATATTCTAAAAGcaaatattttaatatgattttttttatgaaaaatcataattaataaaaatctaattacaaacttttatctAAATATAGGAGCCTAActataaactttttaaattataaaaatttgataaaattataaaaactaataatgtaattaaacctatttaaaaattaattggaCGTTGAGAAAACtctggatttttattttttgctatCATGCGgccttttaaaataatttaataagtttTTGGTAATTCTTAATAGTCCTTTATTaactttttattgttttattaaatCATTTCTCTGAATAATCTAAATATAACTCTACTTAAGTACTTATGTTAGTATTAAAGCAAGTTATTATTATCCTCAAAAATTATAATCCCTAAGGAATCTAGCTACATTCCAGTACCCAAAAAATCTTGGCTACAATGCTACATTCCTGTACCCAAAAATTCTAGCTACATTCCTTTCGTGAAGGCGTTATAGAGATCcgaaaattgaaaatataaattgcTGTTCAAGTTACATAGGcagacaaaaaaagaaaaagagacttTACAATTTACAAATATAAATTAGACATTAAAAAAAGATATACTAACAAATTAAAACAAGATTGTAAAAAGAGAAAATGTCGATAATTTCCATTGGTAGTTAACCCAAatgaagataaaacaaaatatttttacagACCTTAAAGCATCACCTCATTGAACCAGCTTCACTTTATGATATAAAATGACACAACTATATGTAGTTGAATGAATCAAAAAGGCATTTTATATAGACAAACCATTAACAAATGCCGCTGATACAGACGAAAGTGCATTAATCTATGTGACTACAGGGCCTAGCGTGTAAGCAATTAAAATGAAACTACATActgaaatttttggatttgaaaACAAATGATTGTAGATGTAACCTAGCTTTAGCGGCAGCAGCAACTGATTCTTCATCTCGTTTTTCCTTGGCAATGGCAAGTGCAGCAATGtaagcttttcttgcttcttcCATTTTCTGCAATTCCACCTCATCCAAATCATCCTGTTCAACCAAGCAGATATTTTCACTTTAAAAGTTCATCACCAACTCGAGAATTCAATTGATAGAAACTCAGATGCACTTGTCTTTATGTGAACTTGATAATTAAGAATTATTAAATAACAATATAGTCAAatatgtcaaatcatctaacggttctTGACTATCAACTTCACCTGCAAATAGACATATGAGTCTCTACCaattcaattatatatttatgcATGTGAAATTGTGATCTTAAAACATAAGTGGTGCACATCAATCTCGTATATTTGCTTTGAGCAGCTCCCTCTCCACAGAAAAAGGAAGCCATAGGAAGGATGAAGAGAATCAATAAACAAGTTTTCAGATATATGATGTGCATGTTGGTAATAAAGTATTGATAAACTCACAATACTGGAAACGTAATTTAAATCACAAGGCTTGGTGTCATAATCATCGGTGTAATCAGCAGTATCGGTTTTTGTTAAGCCCTCAAGGAACAATGTAAATGATGAAATGTCTCCTTGCACAGAATCTAGCTCTTCTTGGAGTTTCTCCACTCTCTTGTTCGATGTCATTGCTTCCCACTGTATCTTTTCAAGGGCAGCTTGCTTGTCTGCAAGCTTAATCTGCATAAAAAGCAGACAGTGTTGATGTGTGAGAGACTGAGAGGAACGACTTTAAAACCTTCAAAAACCTACTCCGTCAATAGCAATGGGAGTATGAATATAGTCCAAAAGTATGGTTTGTAAAGGATGAACCCAGCTTGCAGTATGAACAACTTTGCTACTCTTGGTGCCACATTACTGATTAGCAAACACAAGTGGATTGGTACCTTAGCATCAGAGAGTTGTTGTTGAGTATACTTAAGCAAAGAGTCCTTTTCTGAAGCCTGGCTTTTCAGTTCATCGAGATTTGCATTAAAAGCATTCAGTTGTTCTCTTGTGTTTTCAGCTGACCTTAGAAGGTCATCTTTCTCCTGCAATTTCCtctgaagttcctctacttgttccTTCAATATAACTAGCTCTTCGCTGTCCTTTTCTGATGTCGAAGCTCTTGAAGAAAACATAGAAAAACTGTCAGCATCAGAATTATTGTTACCATTTTTGCCTTGTTCTTTTTCACCTTGGTCCTTTTTCTTTTTGACAGGAATAGATTGAGTGGCATTTTTCCCTCTTAAATCTGTTGCCTACAATGGATATGAACAATCAATTAGTTGATTATTTGAAAAAGGATGCAAATTGTACACATGAGCATGACCAATAGATAATTTATAAATGATGGCCTgttgtaaaataatttaaatttagaatttagaagagGAAAAACTCATTTGCCCCAGATATATTTTACATGAATAATATCATTCACCAAAGCATCCAATTTCATTaagtaaaatttggcaagaaataaGTTGATTGTTATAGACACATgccaaacatgcaatcaaagagCAATATAAAGCAGTCCAATGGTATGAGAGCAATATTCATGTGTGCTGCAGCAGAACCATGCTCTCAGAggaaaataagttttttttttttttttaatgaaacagCTCTACACCACCGGTGGAGCAAACAGTAATAAACATAAgtacaactaaaataaaaacatCACTAACAACCCAACAAGTTAATACAACCCCTAGTCatcttcggcattgccatcaacaaccaagaGAAGTACCACCAATCCACTCGTCAGATagcactaaaataaaataaatataacaacTAAAATTAGGTGATTTGACTGATTTCAGATTTACATGTCCCagtatatatgatatatatagaAAGATGAGTTTGCATTATTTCAACTCTTAAGTCATCAATTAACAAAACCATTCAGAAGCGTGTCATATATTAatcaaaattatatcaaatgggaGGAAACCCTTAAATAGACAATGCTAGATTATgaacccaaaaaaataaaaataaaaataagaaaagggaAATGTATTGCAGTCTTACACTATTACACACTTACTTTTTTAGACAACGTTTCTCTTGTAGGCGTTTTGGTGTAGATAATGGAACCACGACGGGTGAATGAGCTTCTTGCTTTACGATCCTATCCACATTCAAGAGTTCCACTCATCACTTCAAACTTCAAATCATCATTCACTcaataaagatatttaaaaaataagtttaatcaaatcaaatcaaaataagtTAAAGTTGCTTCCTTTTTTCTTCCTCCACATGGCATAATTACATAAATCATAAGAATAATTCTAAAATTGTTCTAATTTCCCCAAAATTTCGTTCCTTTGCTCTCACATTGGTACAAAAAAGCGTTGAGAAACGGAAAAAAGATgttgaaaattgaaaaacagatAAGAGGGAAAATGGAGGGTTTACGATGAGGGACTGAACGAGAGGAACAATCTCGACAAGGTCGTTGAAGAGGACGCGATGCAAGTTTCCAGCACCACCAGATGCGGCGGCAGCAGCGGCGGCGGAGCTAGCAAGCTCGGAAGAAGAGCTATCTTGAGCTGAAAGCCACGAATTAGGGTCTCCGAAATCGGAATTTCCTTGCATATCCACGAATCGCTGCCCCTCGtacattttctttttctcccaCTGAAAAATTCGATGCTCGAGAATCAAGATCGAACAAAGAGAAATCAAAATAAACAAGGGCAAAAGAATTTGACTTGAGAGTGACACTACTGCGACGAGAGACCCTCGCTTTAGAAAAAAATTGTAGATTTTGATTTTCTATTCGAAGAGAAAGCAACGGATATTTTCGATTCAGTGTTAGGGATCAGGTTTGAAATGACGGAATTGCCCTTCCTGGTTGCTTTCGTAAGCTGGTAGAGTAGAGTAGCCATTTGGCAACACCCGCTGCCAATGTTTCAAAAAACTTCAACAACGACAAAATCATTGTTTCtcttttaactaaattatttcattttattttaaggCCAATTTTTCCGTTGCACGTTTATATTGAAATTGTCAAATTttatttgatatatgatttttgagaaaaaaattgtCAATAAATTCTTTCTCCAATTGTAATTTGTAGAGTttgctatgttttttttttttaataattttgcaaCTCATATTTCGATACGGTAGACAATGCCTTATTTTAAATTGCATTTAAGAACGAACAATAGATACGattaagagtaaaaataaaaatctaatttaattctgGTTTATTTTTacgaaagataaaatattttttgttaaaaaaatggtCATAGATTCTTTACTTCCACATTTTTGTAAGAGTATCattaacttttataaaaataattagaaaatatatctttttttttaaatttattaattatattttgaccCCTTAAATTATTGGtttttaacttttctttctttttctttttttgggtacGAAAAACTAAGAGATTAGAGTTCTTAGAGAGTATCAACCAGATTGAAGCCTTTTTTTCCTTCCCTAACTCTGCCCTTACTCTCCCCTTCCCTTAGAGTTCTTGGAAAACTCTAACCCTGccctcccctttctttttttatttcagaTACAGGGGCATTCAGAGAAGAGAAGTAGCTAGGGTTTTCATCCAACTTCAATCCCTGCCATTCTCATCCTCTTCCTCTGCTGCAAATTTCCGCGACCTGCTTCCGCCGCCGCAACACGCCTCCGCCGCCGCCGCGCCCTGCTTCTGTATGTTCTCTAGTTTTTCGGCTGCATAGCAAATGCTTTGCTGATAATCTGTTTCCCTGTCTCCTTATTTTGAAGTGAAATATGTAGTTTGTGTTTTCTTTCTCTTGTTAACCTATATTCATAAGATGTGATTTGGTGGGGATGTATATAGATAGAGCAAAATCGTTGCATATTTGATAGGATAAATTATAGTTCTTTTTACTACTGAAACTATTTAGTCTTTAAGTTCAGTTGTCTGTCTGTGTGTGTAGCCAAATATAATACCCAGAAATTTGATATTGCTCCACTAGTTTTTTCTACCAGAATTGTCTGCCTGTCATTGCTATTGCTTTGATTCCTAAACCAATGTGCTGTTTTTGaccttttgtgtgtgtgtgtgtgtgtgtttgtgtgtggCTATGCTTAGCCAATTATAACACgaaaaaatttgatattgctCCACTAGTTTTTCTTATTGGAGTTTTCTACCTGTCATTACTATTGCTTTGATTCGTAAACTAATGTGCTGTTTTTGACCTTTTGGATGACTCTAGCTGAAAATTTGAACCATACTGCAGTATGATGTTAGCTTTTAATATCACATTTTCACTTTACTAGATATTTGAAGCAGCAAGCATCTttatttgatatatgatttttgagaaaaaaattgtCAATAAATTCTTTCTCCAATTGTAATTTGTAGAGCTTgctatgtttttttttataataattttgcaACTCACATTTCGATACGGTAGACAACGCCTTATTTTAAATTGCATTTAAGAACGAACAATAGATACGattaagagtaaaaataaaaatctaatttaactCTGGTTTATTTTTacgaaagataaaatattttttgtcaaaaaaaatgGTCATAGATTCTTTACTTCCACATTTTTGTAAGAGTATCattaacttttataaaaataattagaaaatatatctttttttttaaatttattaattatattttgaccCCTCAAATTATTGGtttttaacttttctttctttttctttttttgggtacGAAAAACTAAGAGATTAGAGTTCTTGGAGAGTATCAACCAGATTGAAGCCTTTTTTTCCTTCCCTAACTCTGCCCTTACTCTCCCCTTCCCTTAGAGTTCTTGGAAAACTCTAACCCTGCcctcctctttcttttttatttcagaTACAGGGGCATTCAGAGAAGAGAAGCAGCTAGGGTTTTCATCCAACTTCAATCCCTGCCATTCTCATCCTCTTCCTCTGCTGCAAATTTCCGCGACCTGCTTCCACCGCCGCAACACGCCTCCGCTGCCGCCGCGCCTGCTTCTGTATGTTCTCTAGTTTTTCGACTGCATAGCAAATGCTTTGCTGATAATCTGTTTCCCTGTCTCCTTATTTTGAAGTGAAATATGTAGTTTGTGTTTTCTTTCTCTTGTTAACCTATATTCATAAGATGTGATTTGGTGGGGATGTATATAGATAGAGCAAAATCGTTGCATATTTGATAGGATAAATTATAGTTCTTTTTACTACTGAAACTATTTAGTCTTTAAGTTCAGTTGTCTGTCTGTGTGTGTAGCCAAATATAATACCCAGAAATTTGATATTGCTCCACTAGTTTTTTCTACCAGAATTGTCTGCCTGTCATTACTATTGCTTTGATTCCTAAACCAATGTGCTGTTTTTGaccttttgtgtgtgtgtgtgtgtttgtgtgtggCTATGCTTAGCCAATTATAACACGAAGAAATTTGATATTGCTCCACTAGTTTTTCTTACTGGAGTTTTCTACCTGTCATTACTATTACTTTGATTCGTAAACTAATGTGCTGTTTTTGACCTTTTGGATGACTCTAGCTGAAAATTTGAACCATACTGCAGTATGATGTTAGCTTTTAATATCACATTTTCACTTTACTAGATATTTGAAGCAGCAAGCATCTTTGGCAAATAGATCGTTATCCAAGTATcattttttaatacatatttcTACAAAAAGCTTCAGGAGACTATTTCGGTTAAGGTAATATATTATCTTTATGCACATACGTAGCTGTATTTATGTCATTATGTGCATGTATGGCAATAATGTTCTAATTATTTGCAAGTAGAATTTAGATGTTTAAGATCATCACATTCTTAATTGTTCTATTCTAAAAATAATATGCCCTTTACTGGCTGCTGGTTTGACTGATAGCTGATAACGTATTAATGATGTTTAACTTCTGTTATTAAATACGTTTTTGCTTGATAGTTTTGAAGGAAACATTCAATTAATCACCATACAAGTGCAAATGACTGATCGAAGAACTATTTCTCGGGCAGCATAAACTATTAGTTTATCACTTGTATCATGACCCTTTTGcaatgtattttttcttctttctagatGACATGTGAAgttatgataaaccactattttatggtttatcttgtgctcaattgagtggtttctatctaccctttacccacttattcatactatttacatggttttatatttccttcctaattatgtgctttgatggaaaatatgcttctttgatcttatatttgctcatattaaatcctctcttattaccattagatgccttgatatgtgtgttaagtgatttcagagattacagggcagggatggctcagaggatgaaaaggaagcatgcaaaagtggaaggaatacaagaagttggagaaattactaagctgtccagcctgacctcttcgcactcaaacagctataactttagctacaaagatccaaatgacacagttccagttgcgttggaaagctaacgtccggggcttcgatttgatatataatttgctatagtttctctgacgctaggtgacgcgaccgcgtgatccatgcggccgcgtcacagtgacgaaaaaccagcgtgacaaaattcgaaaccagcgaattctggactgtttttgacccagtttgtggcccaaaaaacacagattagaggctataaagtgggagaatgcatccattcataaaaatcttttcaaaattcataattttaggagtagatgtcgtttttagagagagaggttctctcctctctcttaggattaggatttaggatttctcttagttttaggagtgactctcaatcccaggtttaatattcct
This window contains:
- the LOC112724059 gene encoding protein BREAKING OF ASYMMETRY IN THE STOMATAL LINEAGE-like, translated to MQWTLTCRVSGRVSCFFTTDDYKMASLPHVSMRKSSIQHRNLLHESENFSKTGQLNDPMVKDKDGIQLGNQYNDSNWSLSMDEDYIVFCFGEDGSFDVVKEVKSNYADDEELQEETDKQMHGNRSNDDEQYQNCTEFFKEEEIKEMETERIREGIDEFGRLYPELSDSNRSEGSNGSFAFPVLNWEWMGSPVKMPKSEDICQKKQKIRFIPFQCCRF
- the LOC112722622 gene encoding protein MICROTUBULE BINDING PROTEIN 2C; this encodes MYEGQRFVDMQGNSDFGDPNSWLSAQDSSSSELASSAAAAAAASGGAGNLHRVLFNDLVEIVPLVQSLIDRKARSSFTRRGSIIYTKTPTRETLSKKATDLRGKNATQSIPVKKKKDQGEKEQGKNGNNNSDADSFSMFSSRASTSEKDSEELVILKEQVEELQRKLQEKDDLLRSAENTREQLNAFNANLDELKSQASEKDSLLKYTQQQLSDAKIKLADKQAALEKIQWEAMTSNKRVEKLQEELDSVQGDISSFTLFLEGLTKTDTADYTDDYDTKPCDLNYVSSIDDLDEVELQKMEEARKAYIAALAIAKEKRDEESVAAAAKARLHLQSFVFKSKNFSM